A single genomic interval of Syngnathoides biaculeatus isolate LvHL_M chromosome 1, ASM1980259v1, whole genome shotgun sequence harbors:
- the ago4 gene encoding protein argonaute-4 isoform X1 encodes MEALGPGPPAAPPSLFQPPRRPGLGTVGKPIRLLANHFQVQIPKIDVYHYDIDIKPEKRPRRVNREVVDTMVRHFKMQIFGDRQPGYDGKRNMYTAHPLPIGRDRVDLEVTLPGEGKDQTFKVSLQWVSVVSLQMLLEALSGHLNEVPEDSVQALDVITRHLPSMRYTPVGRSFFSPPEGYYHPLGGGREVWFGFHQSVRPAMWNMMLNIDVSATAFYRAQPVIEFMCEVLDIQNINEQTKPLTDSQRVKFTKEIRGLKVEVTHCGQMKRKYRVCNVTRRPASHQTFPLQLENGQAMECTVAQYFKQKYNLQLKYPHLPCLQVGQEQKHTYLPLEVCNIVAGQRCIKKLTDNQTSTMIKATARSAPDRQEEISRLVKSNSMVGGPDPYLKEFGIVVHNDMTEVTGRVLPAPMLQYGGRVSTDTGRDCGRNKTVATPNQGVWDMRGKQFYAGIEIKVWAVACFAPQKQCREDLLKSFTDQLRKISKDAGMPIQGQPCFCKYAQGADSVEPMFKHLKMSYVGLQLIVVILPGKTPVYAEVKRVGDTLLGMATQCVQVKNVVKTSPQTLSNLCLKINAKLGGINNVLVPHQRPSVFQQPVIFLGADVTHPPAGDGKKPSIAAVVGSMDGHPSRYCATVRVQTSRQDMSQEQLFSQEVIQDLTNMVRELLIQFYKSTRFKPTRIIYYRGGVSEGQMKQVAWPELIAIRKACISLEEDYRPGITYIVVQKRHHTRLFCSDKAERVGKSGNVPAGTTVDSTITHPSEFDFYLCSHAGIQGTSRPSHYHVLWDDNCFTADELQLLTYQLCHTYVRCTRSVSIPAPAYYARLVAFRARYHLVDKDHDSAEGSHVSGQSNGRDPQALAKAVQIHYDTQHTMYFA; translated from the exons ATGGAAGCGCTCGGACCCG GTCCGCCTGCTGcccctccctctctgttccAGCCTCCGCGGCGTCCCGGCCTCGGTACGGTAGGGAAACCTATCCGTCTCCTGGCCAACCACTTCCAAGTGCAGATTCCCAAGATTGATGTCTATCACTATGATATTGACATCAAGCCTGAGAAACGGCCGCGGAGGGTCAACAG AGAGGTAGTGGACACAATGGTGCGCCATTTCAAGATGCAGATCTTTGGAGACCGACAGCCTGGTTATGACGGGAAGAGGAATATGTACACAGCACATCCACTGCCAATAGGGAGAGACAGG GTGGATCTGGAGGTGACCCTACCTGGGGAAGGGAAAGATCAAACTTTCAAAGTGTCCTTGCAGTGGGTGTCTGTGGTCAGTCTTCAGATGCttcttgaagccttgtctggtCACCTGAACGAAGTCCCGGAGGACTCTGTTCAGGCTCTGGATGTCATCACGCGGCATCTCCCTTCCATGAG ATACACTCCAGTGGGACGGTCATTCTTTTCTCCTCCTGAGGGCTACTACCATCCTCTGGGTGGAGGCAGAGAAGTTTGGTTTGGTTTCCATCAGTCTGTCCGCCCTGCCATGTGGAACATGATGCTCAATATTGATG tTTCGGCCACTGCTTTCTACCGTGCTCAGCCAGTGATTGAATTCATGTGCGAAGTTTTAGATATACAGAACATCAATGAACAGACCAAACCCCTGACTGACTCGCAGCGTGTTAAATTTACTAAGGAAATAAGAG GCTTAAAAGTGGAGGTCACacactgtggtcagatgaagAGGAAGTATCGTGTGTGCAATGTTACGCGCCGACCTGCCAGTCACCAAAC GTTCCCTTTACAGCTTGAGAATGGCCAGGCAATGGAGTGCACAGTTGCTCAGTATTTCAAGCAGAAGTACAATCTGCAGCTCAAGTATCCACATTTACCCTGTCTGCAAGTAGGACAGGAACAGAAGCACACTTATCTGCCATTGGAG GTCTGTAACATAGTAGCTGGTCAACGCTGTATAAAAAAACTGACAGACAACCAGACATCCACAATGATCAAAGCTACCGCTCGCTCTGCCCCTGACAGACAAGAAGAGATCAGCAGACTG GTCAAAAGCAACAGCATGGTTGGGGGTCCTGACCCATATCTGAAGGAATTTGGCATTGTGGTGCACAATGATATGACTGAGGTGACAGGACGAGTGCTCCCAGCGCCCATGCTACAGTATGGGGGCCGGGTGAGTACTGACACAGGGAGGGACTGTGGCAGG AATAAAACAGTGGCCACGCCCAATCAGGGCGTGTGGGATATGAGGGGCAAGCAGTTCTATGCTGGCATCGAGATCAAGGTCTGGGCTGTGGCCTGCTTCGCACCACAGAAACAATGCAGAGAGGATTTGCTCAA GAGCTTCACTGACCAATTGCGTAAGATCTCAAAGGATGCTGGGATGCCCATTCAGGGCCAGCCATGTTTCTGTAAATATGCACAAGGAGCTGACAGTGTGGAGCCCATGTTCAAGCACCTCAAGATGTCTTATGTGGGTCTACAGCTCATTGTTGTCATCCTGCCTGGCAAAACGCCAGTCTATg CTGAGGTGAAGCGGGTGGGAGACACCCTCCTCGGCATGGCCACCCAGTGTGTTCAGGTGAAGAATGTAGTAAAGACCTCCCCACAAACTCTCTCCAACCTCTGCCTCAAGATCAATGCCAAGCTGGGAGGCATCAACAACGTACTTGTGCCGCACCAGAG GCCGTCCGTGTTCCAGCAGCCTGTCATCTTCCTGGGTGCAGATGTCACTCATCCTCCAGCAGGTGATGGGAAGAAGCCATCTATAGCGGCAGTGGTGGGGAGCATGGATGGCCACCCAAGCCGTTATTGCGCCACAGTGCGAGTCCAGACGTCCCGGCAAGACATGTCACAG GAGCAGCTCTTCAGTCAGGAGGTCATTCAAGATCTTACCAACATGGTGCGGGAGCTACTGATCCAGTTTTACAAGTCCACACGCTTCAAGCCCACCCGCATCATCTATTATCGTGGTGGTGTGTCTGAAGGCCAGATGAAACAG GTAGCGTGGCCTGAGTTGATTGCCATCAGGAAAGCGTGCATCAGTCTGGAGGAGGATTACCGGCCTGGCATTACCTATATTGTGGTCCAGAAACGCCATCACACTCGTCTTTTCTGCTCTGACAAAGCTGAGAGG GTTGGGAAAAGTGGTAATGTACCAGCTGGTACCACTGTGGACAGCACCATTACACATCCGTCCGAGTTTGATTTCTATCTTTGCAGCCACGCTGGAATTCAG GGTACCAGTCGTCCATCTCACTACCACGTCCTGTGGGATGATAACTGTTTCACGGCCGATGAACTGCAGCTCCTCACCTACCAGCTGTGCCACACCTATGTCCGTTGCACACGCTCAGTCTCCATCCCGGCACCTGCCTACTATGCCAGGCTGGTGGCTTTCCGTGCCCGATACCATCTGGTGGACAAAGACCATGACAG TGCTGAGGGGAGCCATGTGTCAGGCCAGAGTAATGGCCGTGACCCACAGGCTTTGGCCAAGGCGGTTCAGATCCACTATGACACCCAACACACCATGTACTTCGCCTAA
- the ago4 gene encoding protein argonaute-4 isoform X2, which translates to MEALGPGPPAAPPSLFQPPRRPGLGTVGKPIRLLANHFQVQIPKIDVYHYDIDIKPEKRPRRVNREVVDTMVRHFKMQIFGDRQPGYDGKRNMYTAHPLPIGRDRVDLEVTLPGEGKDQTFKVSLQWVSVVSLQMLLEALSGHLNEVPEDSVQALDVITRHLPSMRYTPVGRSFFSPPEGYYHPLGGGREVWFGFHQSVRPAMWNMMLNIDVSATAFYRAQPVIEFMCEVLDIQNINEQTKPLTDSQRVKFTKEIRGLKVEVTHCGQMKRKYRVCNVTRRPASHQTFPLQLENGQAMECTVAQYFKQKYNLQLKYPHLPCLQVGQEQKHTYLPLEVCNIVAGQRCIKKLTDNQTSTMIKATARSAPDRQEEISRLVKSNSMVGGPDPYLKEFGIVVHNDMTEVTGRVLPAPMLQYGGRNKTVATPNQGVWDMRGKQFYAGIEIKVWAVACFAPQKQCREDLLKSFTDQLRKISKDAGMPIQGQPCFCKYAQGADSVEPMFKHLKMSYVGLQLIVVILPGKTPVYAEVKRVGDTLLGMATQCVQVKNVVKTSPQTLSNLCLKINAKLGGINNVLVPHQRPSVFQQPVIFLGADVTHPPAGDGKKPSIAAVVGSMDGHPSRYCATVRVQTSRQDMSQEQLFSQEVIQDLTNMVRELLIQFYKSTRFKPTRIIYYRGGVSEGQMKQVAWPELIAIRKACISLEEDYRPGITYIVVQKRHHTRLFCSDKAERVGKSGNVPAGTTVDSTITHPSEFDFYLCSHAGIQGTSRPSHYHVLWDDNCFTADELQLLTYQLCHTYVRCTRSVSIPAPAYYARLVAFRARYHLVDKDHDSAEGSHVSGQSNGRDPQALAKAVQIHYDTQHTMYFA; encoded by the exons ATGGAAGCGCTCGGACCCG GTCCGCCTGCTGcccctccctctctgttccAGCCTCCGCGGCGTCCCGGCCTCGGTACGGTAGGGAAACCTATCCGTCTCCTGGCCAACCACTTCCAAGTGCAGATTCCCAAGATTGATGTCTATCACTATGATATTGACATCAAGCCTGAGAAACGGCCGCGGAGGGTCAACAG AGAGGTAGTGGACACAATGGTGCGCCATTTCAAGATGCAGATCTTTGGAGACCGACAGCCTGGTTATGACGGGAAGAGGAATATGTACACAGCACATCCACTGCCAATAGGGAGAGACAGG GTGGATCTGGAGGTGACCCTACCTGGGGAAGGGAAAGATCAAACTTTCAAAGTGTCCTTGCAGTGGGTGTCTGTGGTCAGTCTTCAGATGCttcttgaagccttgtctggtCACCTGAACGAAGTCCCGGAGGACTCTGTTCAGGCTCTGGATGTCATCACGCGGCATCTCCCTTCCATGAG ATACACTCCAGTGGGACGGTCATTCTTTTCTCCTCCTGAGGGCTACTACCATCCTCTGGGTGGAGGCAGAGAAGTTTGGTTTGGTTTCCATCAGTCTGTCCGCCCTGCCATGTGGAACATGATGCTCAATATTGATG tTTCGGCCACTGCTTTCTACCGTGCTCAGCCAGTGATTGAATTCATGTGCGAAGTTTTAGATATACAGAACATCAATGAACAGACCAAACCCCTGACTGACTCGCAGCGTGTTAAATTTACTAAGGAAATAAGAG GCTTAAAAGTGGAGGTCACacactgtggtcagatgaagAGGAAGTATCGTGTGTGCAATGTTACGCGCCGACCTGCCAGTCACCAAAC GTTCCCTTTACAGCTTGAGAATGGCCAGGCAATGGAGTGCACAGTTGCTCAGTATTTCAAGCAGAAGTACAATCTGCAGCTCAAGTATCCACATTTACCCTGTCTGCAAGTAGGACAGGAACAGAAGCACACTTATCTGCCATTGGAG GTCTGTAACATAGTAGCTGGTCAACGCTGTATAAAAAAACTGACAGACAACCAGACATCCACAATGATCAAAGCTACCGCTCGCTCTGCCCCTGACAGACAAGAAGAGATCAGCAGACTG GTCAAAAGCAACAGCATGGTTGGGGGTCCTGACCCATATCTGAAGGAATTTGGCATTGTGGTGCACAATGATATGACTGAGGTGACAGGACGAGTGCTCCCAGCGCCCATGCTACAGTATGGGGGCCGG AATAAAACAGTGGCCACGCCCAATCAGGGCGTGTGGGATATGAGGGGCAAGCAGTTCTATGCTGGCATCGAGATCAAGGTCTGGGCTGTGGCCTGCTTCGCACCACAGAAACAATGCAGAGAGGATTTGCTCAA GAGCTTCACTGACCAATTGCGTAAGATCTCAAAGGATGCTGGGATGCCCATTCAGGGCCAGCCATGTTTCTGTAAATATGCACAAGGAGCTGACAGTGTGGAGCCCATGTTCAAGCACCTCAAGATGTCTTATGTGGGTCTACAGCTCATTGTTGTCATCCTGCCTGGCAAAACGCCAGTCTATg CTGAGGTGAAGCGGGTGGGAGACACCCTCCTCGGCATGGCCACCCAGTGTGTTCAGGTGAAGAATGTAGTAAAGACCTCCCCACAAACTCTCTCCAACCTCTGCCTCAAGATCAATGCCAAGCTGGGAGGCATCAACAACGTACTTGTGCCGCACCAGAG GCCGTCCGTGTTCCAGCAGCCTGTCATCTTCCTGGGTGCAGATGTCACTCATCCTCCAGCAGGTGATGGGAAGAAGCCATCTATAGCGGCAGTGGTGGGGAGCATGGATGGCCACCCAAGCCGTTATTGCGCCACAGTGCGAGTCCAGACGTCCCGGCAAGACATGTCACAG GAGCAGCTCTTCAGTCAGGAGGTCATTCAAGATCTTACCAACATGGTGCGGGAGCTACTGATCCAGTTTTACAAGTCCACACGCTTCAAGCCCACCCGCATCATCTATTATCGTGGTGGTGTGTCTGAAGGCCAGATGAAACAG GTAGCGTGGCCTGAGTTGATTGCCATCAGGAAAGCGTGCATCAGTCTGGAGGAGGATTACCGGCCTGGCATTACCTATATTGTGGTCCAGAAACGCCATCACACTCGTCTTTTCTGCTCTGACAAAGCTGAGAGG GTTGGGAAAAGTGGTAATGTACCAGCTGGTACCACTGTGGACAGCACCATTACACATCCGTCCGAGTTTGATTTCTATCTTTGCAGCCACGCTGGAATTCAG GGTACCAGTCGTCCATCTCACTACCACGTCCTGTGGGATGATAACTGTTTCACGGCCGATGAACTGCAGCTCCTCACCTACCAGCTGTGCCACACCTATGTCCGTTGCACACGCTCAGTCTCCATCCCGGCACCTGCCTACTATGCCAGGCTGGTGGCTTTCCGTGCCCGATACCATCTGGTGGACAAAGACCATGACAG TGCTGAGGGGAGCCATGTGTCAGGCCAGAGTAATGGCCGTGACCCACAGGCTTTGGCCAAGGCGGTTCAGATCCACTATGACACCCAACACACCATGTACTTCGCCTAA
- the cldn35 gene encoding claudin-4 yields MVNTGMQLISFTCAVTGWIMAIAVTALPQWKVSAFIGSNILTSEIKWEGIWMSCIYQTTGHMQCKTYDSMLALPPDIQAARALMCLAIFMGWLSCTVSCCGMKCTTCAGDDRQAKAGIALSGGILFILTGLCVLIPISWTANTVVQDFYNANVPVMHKRELGQAIYLGWAAAAILMISGAVLSSTCPLMERGGRYRRGYVGRSFANSPTSAPNLPKTITSTSLPLKEYV; encoded by the coding sequence ATGGTGAACACCGGAATGCAACTGATCAGCTTCACCTGCGCCGTGACCGGCTGGATCATGGCGATAGCCGTCACGGCGCTGCCCCAGTGGAAGGTGTCGGCCTTTATCGGCAGCAACATCCTAACGTCAGAAATTAAATGGGAGGGCATCTGGATGAGCTGCATATACCAGACTACTGGTCACATGCAATGCAAGACATATGACTCCATGCTGGCTTTGCCTCCTGACATCCAGGCCGCACGTGCCCTCATGTGTTTGGCGATTTTCATGGGCTGGCTTTCCTGCACCGTGTCCTGCTGCGGAATGAAATGCACCACCTGCGCCGGGGACGATCGACAAGCCAAAGCGGGCATCGCGCTCTCTGGCGGCATTCTATTCATCCTGACGGGGCTCTGTGTTCTCATTCCCATTTCCTGGACTGCTAACACAGTCGTGCAGGATTTCTACAACGCCAACGTGCCCGTGATGCACAAACGAGAGTTGGGTCAGGCTATTTATCTGGGGTGGGCAGCTGCTGCGATTCTGATGATCAGCGGCGCAGTGTTAAGCAGTACGTGCCCCCTCATGGAGAGAGGTGGCAGGTACCGCAGGGGCTACGTGGGCCGCAGCTTCGCTAATTCACCTACGTCGGCACCAAATCTACCCAAAACCATCACATCTACGAGTCTCCCACTTAAGGAGTATGTGTAG